A single window of Planctomycetia bacterium DNA harbors:
- a CDS encoding DUF3309 domain-containing protein: MSLSTILLIILILMLLGAVPTWGHSRNWGYGPSGGIGLILLVLILLMVFGRI; this comes from the coding sequence ATCTCGCTATCAACGATCCTACTGATCATCCTGATTCTCATGCTCCTCGGCGCAGTTCCCACTTGGGGGCACAGCCGCAACTGGGGATATGGCCCAAGCGGCGGTATCGGTCTGATTTTGCTCGTCTTGATCTTGCTGATGGTCTTCGGCCGGATCTAA
- a CDS encoding phage holin family protein: MLDHSTEPRNRIPPEMPGGAERKPFGEAPHEAPPHGTASYGTAAELFAPLMAHFEELREYIAYYFAAQTDLVRAKVRKLVLYALLAVAGATALLTTLVVAVVMVLIGIAGGLGELIAHRPWAGSLVTGGVLLAVAFGTVRLVLPQWLLTSRRKIKEKYDRRRQTQRARFGHDVDEVRKN, from the coding sequence ATGCTCGACCACTCGACGGAACCACGAAACCGAATCCCTCCCGAGATGCCGGGAGGAGCCGAGCGCAAGCCGTTCGGCGAAGCACCTCACGAGGCGCCACCGCACGGCACCGCATCATACGGAACCGCGGCGGAGTTGTTTGCGCCGCTCATGGCGCATTTCGAAGAGTTGCGCGAATACATTGCGTACTACTTCGCCGCGCAAACGGATCTCGTCCGCGCAAAAGTTCGCAAGCTCGTGCTCTACGCTTTGCTCGCCGTCGCCGGGGCGACGGCCTTGCTGACGACTCTCGTCGTGGCGGTCGTCATGGTGCTGATCGGCATCGCCGGCGGCCTTGGAGAATTAATCGCCCATCGACCGTGGGCCGGCTCGCTTGTTACCGGCGGTGTGCTGTTGGCGGTCGCTTTCGGAACCGTCCGACTAGTGCTTCCACAGTGGCTGCTGACCTCGCGCAGAAAGATAAAGGAAAAATATGATCGCCGACGCCAAACCCAACGAGCCCGTTTCGGACACGACGTCGATGAGGTACGAAAAAATTAG
- a CDS encoding DUF1328 domain-containing protein, translated as MLSWALTFLVIALIAGVLGFGVVAGTAASIAKVLFLVFLVFFVISLIAGRRPVV; from the coding sequence ATGCTTAGCTGGGCCCTCACCTTCTTGGTCATCGCACTCATTGCCGGCGTCCTTGGTTTCGGCGTCGTCGCCGGTACGGCCGCTTCGATCGCCAAGGTTCTGTTTCTCGTCTTCCTGGTGTTCTTCGTGATCAGCCTGATCGCCGGCCGTCGACCGGTCGTCTAG
- a CDS encoding Hpt domain-containing protein, with protein sequence MTATEVFDYPGTLERLGGDAGLFADLVRFFLEDAGEILQRAHDAAQEKDAVKLSRAAHSLKGLCSNFGGRQAVDLAWRIEQRAMAAEIDTASLAELDTAIERLSTALRRQLEAGA encoded by the coding sequence ATGACAGCTACCGAAGTCTTCGATTACCCGGGCACATTAGAGCGGCTCGGCGGCGATGCCGGACTGTTCGCCGACTTAGTCCGCTTCTTCTTAGAAGACGCCGGTGAGATTCTGCAACGTGCGCACGATGCCGCGCAAGAAAAAGATGCCGTGAAGCTGTCGCGCGCCGCGCACAGCTTAAAAGGGCTCTGCTCGAACTTCGGCGGCCGTCAAGCCGTCGACTTGGCTTGGCGCATCGAACAACGCGCGATGGCCGCGGAGATCGACACCGCATCGCTTGCCGAACTCGACACCGCTATCGAACGGCTCAGCACGGCGCTCCGCAGACAACTCGAAGCCGGCGCCTAA